The genomic window GGAGGCGCAAACGGAAAGTGCCCGTTCAGATCTTTTAAGGGTTCCGACCTCGAGTCCGTGGCGACGGCGTCGGGGCCGAGCACGCGAGTGGCTGCGAACGCCTTGCTACCGCGGCCCGCGGCGGCGTCTTGTCCGGCTGCCTGCCCGTTGAACACGACCGCAGCGGTAAACGCCAAGCACAGATGGGGTAACCAAAAACGGATTAGGAAAAGCTGGTTCATCGAGGACTCGGCGGTTGGAGGCAGGGGGAGGCAGGCTACAGGGGGGCAGATTTCAGGCTTCAGGTTTCAGATATGAGTTTTTCCGGACCTGCCATTGTAGCTTGCCGCATGTCTGGCTGGGGGGCTGGCGAATCGCGTCTCGGTTGCCATGTAGGCGGATGTTTTTCGTTCAACGGCGAACCGCATCGTGTTTTTCCAATCTGGTTAGAATGAAATGGTCCAACCAGCCGGATTGGTTGTCCGTTCACCTAGGGTACTGGGAAGATGAGCTCCGCGCCCCGCTATCGTACGCACTATACGGTTGATGATTATCAGCAGTGGCAGGGCAATTGGGAGTTATGGCAGGGGGTTGCCGTGGCGATGACGCCCGGTCCGTTTGGTAGGCATCAGCAAGTCTTAACTAAATTGGCCGTGGCGCTACAAAACAGCATTGACGCGACGGCCTGTCGAGCGGTGGTGTTGGCGGATTATTTATTTAGCGGCCCCTCTTCTTAATCCTCTCCCCCGCTATTCGCTGCGTGGCGGAGGAGACATTGGTCGACGGCTGCAAAGAGTCGACGGGGGGCGTTATCCTGAGGGCATGAAAATTGCAAAATTCCGACAGGGTGAATCGACCCCCGCCGTTGGCCGCGTCGAAGACGACTCGATTGTGCCGCTGGACCTGCATTCGGCGGGGCTGCAGCGGTTGAGCGATTTGCTGGACGTCGACGATCCGTTGGCGACCGCCCAGCAGGTGCCCGCTGCCGCCGCGATTCCGCTCAGCAGCGTCACGTTGTTGCCACCGATCGACCAGCAGGAGGTCTGGGCGGCCGGCGTTACGTATCGCCGCAGCCAGACCGCTCGGATGGAAGAATCCGAAGCGGCGGCCTCGTGCTACGACCGCGTCTACACGGCCGATCGACCGGAAATCTTTTTCAAAGCCACTCCGAATCGCGTCCGCGGTCACGGTCAACCGCTGCGGATCCGCTACGATTCCAAATGGAATGTTCCGGAACCGGAGATCACGTTGGTGATTTCCAGTGCGATGAAGATCGTCGGCTACACGATCGGCAACGACATGAGCTCGCGCGATATCGAAGGCGAGAATCCTTTGTATCTGCCGCAGGCCAAGTGCTACGACGCCTGTGCCGGGCTGGGCCCCTGGGTCAAGCTGGCTTCGCCGCTGCCGCCGCCCGAAAAAATCGGCGTGCAGATGGAAATTCGCCGCGATGGTCAAACGGTTTACGACCAACGCACGGCCGCCGACCAGATGGCTCGCGGCTTTGACGATCTGGTCAGCTGGCTCGCTCGCGAAAACCCCTTCCCCAATGGCGTGTTTTTAATGACCGGCACCGGCATCGTTCCGGACACTCCCTTCACCCTGCAGCCTGACGACGTCGTCGACATTACGATCGACGGAGTCGGCACGCTATCCAATTCGATTTTTCAAGACGACGCTCCATCCACATAATTTTAACGATTCATGAATTCTGAAACTCAACCTGTATTGATCGACGGTCAGTGGCGCGAGGCCTCGGCAACCGGCAGCTTTCAAGCCACCAATCCCAACACCCGGGAACAACTGCCCCCGCACTTCCCCGTCAGCTCCTGGCAGGACTGTGATGCGGCGTTGGCAGCCGCGTCGGCCGCCGCGGTGGAACTGCGTAAATTGCCACGACAAAAGATCGCCAACTTCTTGCTGGCCTTTGCCGACAATCTGCAGTCCGCCGCCGATGCTTTGGTCGAAGCCGCTTATGCCGAAACCGGCCTAGCTAAAAGTCCTCGGCTGGCCGACGTTGAATTGCCTCGCACGGTCAATCAATTGAAACTGGCCGCTGCCGCCGTGGTCAACGGAGACTGGGTGTCGCCGGTGATTGATACCAAAGCGGGTATTCGTTCCTGTTATGAATCGCTCGGTCCGGTTTGTGTGTTTGGTCCCAACAATTTTCCCTTCGCTTTCAACAGTGTCGCCGGTGGTGATTTTGCCGCCGCCATCGCTGCGGGTAACCCGGTGATCGCCAAAGCCAACACGTCGCATCCCGAAACGACGCGTCTGTTGGCCGAACAAGCCTTTGCAGCTGTCGAGTCCAGCGGGCTGCCCGCTGCCACGGTGCAGTTGATCTACCGCACCAGTCATGACGACGGAGCCCGCTTGGTGGCCGATCCCCGTAATGGTGCGACCGGGTACACGGGCAGCCGCCGCGCGGGGTTGGCACTTAAAGCAGCTGCCGATGCGGCCGGCAAACCGATCTATCTGGAACTGTCCAGCGTGAACCCGGTTGTCATCACTCCGGCCGCACTGAAGGAACGGCCGGAAGACATCGTCAATGAATTTGTCACCAGTGCGTTGATGGGCACCGGCCAGTTTTGCACCAACCCCGGCATGGTGGTGTTGGTTGCCGGAGCGGAAAGCGAAGCGTTTGTGAACGCGGTCCGCGAACGCTTCTCCACCGCCCCGGCCGGCACGCTGTTGTCTCCGGCCGTCGCCGATTCGCTCAGCAGCAGTGTGAAAACCCTGATCGAAGCGGGCGCCGAGCGGTTGGCCGGGGATGGTTCGTCAGAACCCAATCGATGCGCGGTCTCCAATACGCTGTTGCAGTGCAGCGGTCAGCAATTCTTGCAGGATCCGGAAACGTTTCAGACCGAAGCGTTTGGTAATGCATCGTTGTTTGTGGTCGCTGACGATCTGGACCAGGCCGCCAAGGTCATCGATTCGCTGGAAGGCAATCTGACGGGCTGCCTGTACACGGCCACCGATGGCAGCGACGAAGCGGCTTATGAACAGTTGGCGTTCGCCATGACGCCGCGCGTGGGCCGGTTGTTAAACGACAAAATGCCCACCGGCGTGGCCGTCAGCGCCGCGATGAACCATGGCGGACCCTACCCGGCCACCGGACATCCCGGGTTTACCGCTGTCGGCATTCCCACGTCGATTTCGCGGTTCGCTAAATTGACCAGTTACGACAATGTGCGAGCGGATCGGTTGCCTTGTTGGTTGGCCGACAAGAATCCCACCGGCAGTACGTGGCGTTACATTGACGGTCGATGGACTCAAGCCGACGTCTCCAACTAGGAACCTTTCGATGCCCAACAAACTAGCGAACGCGCGCAGTCCTTACCTGCTGCAGCACAAGGACAATCCGGTCGACTGGTATCCGTGGGGCAAAGAAGCGCTCGACAAAGCCAAGCAGGAGAACAAGCCGATCTTTCTGTCGATCGGCTATGCGGCTTGTCACTGGTGCCATGTGATGGAGCACGAGAGTTTCGAAAACGAAGCCATCGCGGCCAAGTTGAACGAACATTTTGTGTGCATCAAAGTCGATCGGGAAGAACGTCCCGACATCGACCAAATCTACATGAACGCCGTGCAGATGATGACCGGCCAAGGCGGCTGGCCGCTGAACGTGTTCCTGACCCCGGATCGCAAGCCGTTCTACGCCGGGACCTATTGGCCGCCGGCGCCGCGGGCTGGGATGCCGGGGTTTCCCACGGTCATCGATGCGGTCGCGGACGCTTGGAATGACCGCCAAGCCGACGCCAATAAGTTTGCCGATGAGATCACCGAATCGCTTAATGAGATCGCTTCGGGGCCCGCCTCGGACGCCACCAACGTGGCAGCGGTGGCCACCATCGATCAAGCCTGCCAACGCTTGATCCGAGTGCATGACGACAAGTGGGGCGGCTTCGGGCAGGCTCCGAAATTTCCGCATGTGACCGACATCGAGTTACTGCTGCGCTGTCACCATCGTCGCCCCGATGCGGCGGCGATCGCCGCTGTGCGGACGACGCTGGACAAGATGGCCTCGGGCGGTATCTACGATCACCTGGGCGGCGGGTTTGCACGTTACAGCGTCGACGAACGTTGGTTGGTGCCGCACTTCGAAAAAATGTTGTACGACAACGGCGGGCTGGCCTCCGCGTACCTGCACGCTTATCAACTGACCGGCGACGCCGATTACGCTAACGTTGCCGATGAAACGCTGCGGTACCTGGTCCGCGACATGACCGATGCGGCGGGTGGAATCCACAGCAGTGAAGACGCCGACAGCGAAGGCGAAGAAGGTAAGTTCTATGTCTGGAGCGTCGACGAAATCGTGTCGGTGTTGGGCGAACAACGGGGCCGTCGGTTCGCTCAGATCTATGACGTTACGCCGGCTGGCAATTTTGAAGGCCACAACATTCTGAACCTGCCCATGCCGATCGCCAAACTGGCCGAGGAAGCCGGTTGGGATCTGGCCACGGTGATGAAGGAGTTGGCCGAAGACCGCGAGAAGCTGCGGTTGCATCGGGACAAACGCATCCACCCCGGCCGCGATGATAAGGTGCTGACCAGCTGGAACGGCTTGGCGATCGAAGCTCTCTCTTTGGGCTCTCGCGTATTGGGCAAACCGGAGTATGCCGCGGCGGCTGAACAAGCGGCGTCGTTTGTGTGGGACACGATGCGCGGCGAAGACGGACGGTTGCTGCACGCGTTCCGCGACGGGCACGCGCATTTGGCGGCTTATCTGGACGATTATGCTTACACGATCGAAGCTTTCGTGGCCTTGTACGAAGCCACCGGACGGGCACGGTGGATCGAGCGGGCGACGAAACTGGCCGATCAGATGATCGAGCATTTCGAGGATGAGCAATCCGGCGGTTTTTTCTACACCGCCGATGATGCCGAAGCCTTGATTTCGCGAACCAAAGATTGGCATGACAACAGCATCCCCAGTTCCAACGGTTCGGCGGCCGCAGGTCTGATTCGTCTCGGCCGACTGACCGACAATCAGACGTTCTTGCAAGCCGCCGAACGCACTTTGGTAGCCGGCACCGAGGTCATCGAAAAACAAGCCGCGGCGGCCGCCAAGTTATTGTTGGCCTTGGACCTTTGGCACCACGGCAATCGGCAAGTGGTTGTATCGGCACCGACATCCGAGGCCAACCAAGCTTTGTTGGACGCCTTGTTCCGCAAGTTTTTGCCGCACACCACGATCGCGATCGTAACCGGCGAAGCCCCAGACAAAGGTCCGTTAGCTAAGCTGCTCGCCGGCAAAAATCCGCAAGGCGGCGAGGCCACGGTCTACGTCTGCAAGAACTACACCTGCGACGCCCCCCAAAGCGGCCCCGAAGCGCTGCAGACGGTCAAAGCGTTGTAGGTCGTTGTTCGCTCCGCGAACACAACGCAGGAACACTGGCAAGAACGTTAAGTTCGCGGAGCGAACTACGACCATGGAACACTGGCAAGAACGTTAAGTTCGCGGAGCGAACTACGACCATGCCAATTCAAATCCTTGCCCTTTCAGCACGCTCTGGAACTTGCTCAGCGAATTTGCTTGGTTGCGAATCCCTTGGGGATGCTCGCTTTGATCGATGCAGTGCGCTGCTAACGCACCGGCGGCTTCGCCGATACTCCATTCGACAGGGTGCAGTCGGTAACAGCCGTTGCTCAGATGGGTGGTGCCAATGTTTTTGCAGCCCGCAATTAAGTTTTGCGTTCGCTGGGGGAGCAATGCGCCTAAGGGAATTTGAAAGGGCACGCTGGAAAAGTCGATGTAGTTGTCGCCCCCGGAGCTGGGATGAAGATCCAAATGGTAGTAGCCGATGCCGACGGAGTCATGGAACGAAGCCGCGGTCGCTTTGTCCGCGGGGTTTTTGAGCAGTGCCTTGCGATCGGCTAAGGAGATGTGCTGCTCCAAAATCGTAAACTCCGCTTTGATGCGACGCGATTCGCGGATGTAGGGATACTGGGCCAAGCCA from Roseimaritima ulvae includes these protein-coding regions:
- a CDS encoding PDDEXK family nuclease, with amino-acid sequence MSSAPRYRTHYTVDDYQQWQGNWELWQGVAVAMTPGPFGRHQQVLTKLAVALQNSIDATACRAVVLADYLFSGPSS
- a CDS encoding aldehyde dehydrogenase (NADP(+)), whose amino-acid sequence is MNSETQPVLIDGQWREASATGSFQATNPNTREQLPPHFPVSSWQDCDAALAAASAAAVELRKLPRQKIANFLLAFADNLQSAADALVEAAYAETGLAKSPRLADVELPRTVNQLKLAAAAVVNGDWVSPVIDTKAGIRSCYESLGPVCVFGPNNFPFAFNSVAGGDFAAAIAAGNPVIAKANTSHPETTRLLAEQAFAAVESSGLPAATVQLIYRTSHDDGARLVADPRNGATGYTGSRRAGLALKAAADAAGKPIYLELSSVNPVVITPAALKERPEDIVNEFVTSALMGTGQFCTNPGMVVLVAGAESEAFVNAVRERFSTAPAGTLLSPAVADSLSSSVKTLIEAGAERLAGDGSSEPNRCAVSNTLLQCSGQQFLQDPETFQTEAFGNASLFVVADDLDQAAKVIDSLEGNLTGCLYTATDGSDEAAYEQLAFAMTPRVGRLLNDKMPTGVAVSAAMNHGGPYPATGHPGFTAVGIPTSISRFAKLTSYDNVRADRLPCWLADKNPTGSTWRYIDGRWTQADVSN
- a CDS encoding fumarylacetoacetate hydrolase family protein encodes the protein MKIAKFRQGESTPAVGRVEDDSIVPLDLHSAGLQRLSDLLDVDDPLATAQQVPAAAAIPLSSVTLLPPIDQQEVWAAGVTYRRSQTARMEESEAAASCYDRVYTADRPEIFFKATPNRVRGHGQPLRIRYDSKWNVPEPEITLVISSAMKIVGYTIGNDMSSRDIEGENPLYLPQAKCYDACAGLGPWVKLASPLPPPEKIGVQMEIRRDGQTVYDQRTAADQMARGFDDLVSWLARENPFPNGVFLMTGTGIVPDTPFTLQPDDVVDITIDGVGTLSNSIFQDDAPST
- a CDS encoding thioredoxin domain-containing protein, producing the protein MPNKLANARSPYLLQHKDNPVDWYPWGKEALDKAKQENKPIFLSIGYAACHWCHVMEHESFENEAIAAKLNEHFVCIKVDREERPDIDQIYMNAVQMMTGQGGWPLNVFLTPDRKPFYAGTYWPPAPRAGMPGFPTVIDAVADAWNDRQADANKFADEITESLNEIASGPASDATNVAAVATIDQACQRLIRVHDDKWGGFGQAPKFPHVTDIELLLRCHHRRPDAAAIAAVRTTLDKMASGGIYDHLGGGFARYSVDERWLVPHFEKMLYDNGGLASAYLHAYQLTGDADYANVADETLRYLVRDMTDAAGGIHSSEDADSEGEEGKFYVWSVDEIVSVLGEQRGRRFAQIYDVTPAGNFEGHNILNLPMPIAKLAEEAGWDLATVMKELAEDREKLRLHRDKRIHPGRDDKVLTSWNGLAIEALSLGSRVLGKPEYAAAAEQAASFVWDTMRGEDGRLLHAFRDGHAHLAAYLDDYAYTIEAFVALYEATGRARWIERATKLADQMIEHFEDEQSGGFFYTADDAEALISRTKDWHDNSIPSSNGSAAAGLIRLGRLTDNQTFLQAAERTLVAGTEVIEKQAAAAAKLLLALDLWHHGNRQVVVSAPTSEANQALLDALFRKFLPHTTIAIVTGEAPDKGPLAKLLAGKNPQGGEATVYVCKNYTCDAPQSGPEALQTVKAL